CAAGTTCTGTCCTGCATTAATTCGAAAATGTCTaatttaaaagttaattaactttttaattgtatGTTAATTAGAATAGATGAGATTAATTAGATTAGTTAGACTTTTTGATTAGActttagattagattagaaaaGTTGttaaactttttaattagatgttttcacAACAACGcaagacagcagaattggaggcaaCAATTATTTGAATCGACCTTTTTtctaaaaaatcctgaaacgagaaCATACTTTTAGATATGAATCGCCAAACTTTGGGATGCAAATGAGGCCAAACAAGAAGCACAGAAACGACATCCCTTCGGCTTATCTGCGTGGGAAAGCGGCCTATCTGGTCAAGAGATCAGCGTTTATTTCAATCTGCTCGATCGGTACAAAACATGTGGCCCTCCAACGTGAAtgccctttccctctttttgcgATCGAGAAGAGCATAGTTCTGGTTTCGTCTCATTTGCATACTCAAGTATGGTGGCTCATGCACCTCAAAGTAtgtgcctggtttcaggatttgGGGGAAAGAAGGTGGATTCAAATAATGGCCGTCTCAAATTCTGCTGTCTTatgaaaacatctaattaaaaagttaattaatgagtttTAGGTAAGTAGTCCTCCAGTTGTTACAATATCTCTATGTTGTTAGATGCTCTTTCTCAGAGGACATCTGCCTGGCCGCTGGCAAAAATTAGATCAGTGCAgctgtttttcgtttttttttataatctgtaacgtaaaaaagaaaataaaagaaaaatgtaTATGGAGCACTGCTGTAATCTCATAACACACACAAACTGGGGATGATTTATTGGATTCTCATTTTATGCTATTACATTTTTATCTTATTAAAATTtcacttttgtttgtttgtgcgtgcgtgcagggacttttattttatgttattacattttttattttattaaaaTACTACTTTAcagttttttgtgtgtgtgtgtgtggagggggGCTAAACTTTAGGTCTGCAAGGCCTTGGGTATAAAGAGTCATAAGTTCGGCCTGTTGGTATATAACTGAATAAGGAAAAACTaggtacgaaaaaaaaaaaaaatgtttgctctCATCCATCTTCTCTTGTCTTGTCTGCGTCAATACCTGCTGTTTTTTCCTTATTCGGTTGGGTGTAGAATTTTCTTTGATGACTTTTAATTAATTACAAACTAAACTAAAGGTAATCACATTAATTTCATTGAGTTAACCTCACACCAAAATGTAACGGCAAGTTGTCACAGGAAATTTCTTGAGCGTCGGCAACAGAAACGATTAGAAAGACGTAAATCCTACGTCAAAATGTGATAAGCAACAGCACCTCCGTTCGCGTTATCTATATATTTTTGCGTTCTATACCAAGATACAAGTAAGAAGTTACTCACCTTAAACTTCCTAAACTTTTGCGGGAACTCGTTGCATTCTATGAATGCTTGTCGTAAGCGTCTGAGAAAATCTGCTTTTAGAATTCTTACGTCATCCTCGCTCATTTTCGAAGTCAAACTGTCCTTGAAATATGACTTCCAAATACGTGCAACCTGTAGGTGAAAAACACAGCATGTACGTTGAGAACATCAGACTGCTTGCGTGAATGATAGCTGAGATTTTCAGCAcgtacaaaagaagaaaaagaaaaaaaaaaatcaacaaaaatatttatttttaaacTTTGGACACGTTCCTAAGAATTACTAATTTTTATCCAACGCACTTGCCAAAAGTCGAGAAAGTGCCTCTATTTGTCTTTACAATGTCCTGGGCAGTACCTATTGCTAGAGGCGCGTAGAGGAATCCACGAATTACAGAATACTCAAACCTGCAGCTGACTGTTCTACAGTACACTGTGCACAATGTTTAACTAGAGACAGAAACAGCTTCCAGATCTATAGTGCATTTGTTATCAACTTGACGTATGATTTCGGCCGTGCAGTTGAAATACATTTTAGTGGTGGGGTACAGCAAGATTCACACCAGGAATGAAGAAGAGGAGGAATTCCTCAAAACTTGCGCTGTCGACGCATGCGTTTAATGCAAGTTTGTGTCGCTGCTGTCATGGCAGCACAGCAAATGATCTGGTAGCAGTGACACCTTGGTAGACAATCCTGTGCACGTGCTTATATTGCAATAAGTACTACGTATTTCATACATTCCCAGGATACAGAAATAAAACTTAGTCAACAATAGAaagagtagttttttttttccttcgccaAGGACTAAATAATAAAAGATTTCAGATCAGAATTTTTTCAAAAATTAGATTTTATTCAGATTGCTGCATAAAAATAGGCGCAAGAAACACAGAACTTTGTTGGTAAGTCTAGGTACAACCAAACTAGATGTACTAGTTAAAAACGATGAAACCCTCAGTGCAGGGAAAGACGAGgacggaacacacacaaaaaaaatgcgCTGAGGGTTTTACCGTTTTGACTATGAATCACCAACCAGAACAGGTTATAACCATTTTTCTCTTTGAACCATTTTTCTCGATCTACTTATATAGCAAAGAGAAAAATATAACATAATACCTGCGGAATAATTTTTTTGTCCCCGTTTGCTTCCAGGATTCGTAAAGATTGACAATCGTTTCCATCAATGAGTTTCAGCTTTGGCAACAGCGAAACTGCAATATTCCGATCTGCAAACTGCAAAAACATAACTCATGCATGTCAACATCATAACATTTCCAAGTTCACTGCTCATTAATTAGAAAGCTAGCATTATTGAGAAACATTTACCAAGATGGGGTTCCCTGTTAGCAGTAATTCTGTGAGACTTGGATAGTTTTTCAAGAATGTGACATCCTGGATTAAGTTTTCCTCGATGTTGAGCTTCTTGAGACTCGGGAGGTTTAGGTCAGGCACTGTCTTCAGAGCATTTCGAGAGAGATCCAATTCAGTAAGATTTTCCAGACCCTGGAATTCACCCTTGTCTAGGCATTTTATGCCCCTGCCACTTAAGCTGAAATGAAGTACAGGTGCTGCAGTTTGAATCACTACAAGCATCATGCTAGTACCATGACATACTCAGTAagcaagaaaggaaaagcatgtGTATACATGAATAGGCTGCAGCATCATAACATTAACAATTAGGTGTTAGCGTGGATTAGACTGTGTCAGGCTTCCTCCTCGATTTACTTGGAAATACCAATATTGATTACGATCAGACAAGGAAGAGGAAGATCCATAACTTCGTGAGATACAATAACTTTTGTTGTTGCTCTGCTCTTATTGTCTTCTAGTGAACAGTAAGCGTCTGTACAGGGTAGGTCATGCCCCGaaagtgccggctgtgctgtctggggtttttcctcagacgctgtaagacatatgtcggcacagttcccttaagtcggccctggacgcacattcccccagagcgctattcgtaacgttgcccacctctgtgaggtcgacaacggcgtgTTCTtccattaccaccaccacctgaaAGTGCTTTAATTAATCGCTAGGATGACCATGCAAACTTACTCTAACTTCCGTATTTCTGACGGAGCTTTATGGCCAATAATTGAGAGTATATTACTGGCGGTTATCATTCTTGTGCATGTACAGGATCACAGTAGCACCATAACCATAAGAGTACCAGTATTATTACTAACACAACAATATCACATATCACCACCTGTCACCTCAACTGAAATGCGCGGCACACGTGAAAGCTTGACAAAACCACTCGATAATTGCAAACTTTTTAAAGGTAACATCGTCCAAATTAGTATTTATTTCGTCACATTTATTGAAATATAACTGTAATACATATATGCGATCAGTATAACAGGGCATTCAATCCTGATGTTGTGGATGTGGACGACTTGCTGCTAACCAGGCCAGACCAAACTATGATCCAAaccaaacaacaacatggcgcaCGATGGGTGATATTGTACGGCGGCCAGACCAATACTCACCAAAATCGAGCCCTCGGGGGTCTCGTTCTCCAGTTGTGTCTCGTCAGGACACAACTGGGACGTTGAAAACTACAATATCACTGGGGAAAACACCAGCTATTGTCCACAGTGGGCCGTTTTACTTGATGAAAGAACCTCCAAGTGAGTGGACGTAACGGGAATAACTCTGACTCTACACGGATCATATTAAGTTGGTCACATAGAGACCGACTGTCGAAAAACATGTTTTTCTTCCCTTTGCAGAAAGTGAGCTTACTGGAGCCACAAATTTGATGGTATCCTATGGGTTGGAGCATTCTTACAATAAGTTCAGTGGACGGAAAGTGAAAGATCAGCTGAGTGCTTTTCTCCCGAATCTTCCTGGCAATATTGATGCACCGGGAGACCAAGACAATAGGTGTGTGGTTTTCACGTGCGGAGAGGAAATACGTGCCAACAGTTACGGCACAAGGCCGGGGCTTCCACAGAATTTGCATGCATATGTGCTATTTTatttgtatatttatttatttacttacttACAGCTCTCTGCGCTCTTTAATCGAGAAGCCGCCCGTAGGTGGAAAGGAGCTCGCTCCGTTGATGGGAGCCCAGTTAGTAGGATTCAGACTTCACCCTGGCCCGGTAAGTTTATGCTGTGCACAAGAAGATAGCAACAACAGTACATACCTTCTAAGCATACAGGATAGCGACCTACAAGGGTTAATAGGCGAGGCATGCCTGTGGTGCCCAGAAATTACTCATCGCAGACAAACATTGTGTAGAACATGCAAAACTATTCAGGCAATTCAATTCAGAAAGCATTCGGGAAACAAGTATCACATCGCAAGATAAGAAATCGAATCCTACCTGTGGATATGACATTACCACCCTGTTGACTGCAGTGATTGATGTCATCACAGTCTGGGATGTAGCAGCGCAATTGCTTTGCGCAATGAAGCCACTTGCATTGCGTCTTGACTACAGGATTTGTACGTTTTGCATTATGACTTTGTGCTATAATGCTCAGTAACCTCAATATTTACTGGCATCTAGCCACCTGCACAAATTTATAGGTGCGCAATACAATGTCCTATATACATTATAGATGgcttgcacgtgacgtcacaccatagctttaccagtgctttttccctctttctggtggtCCGGCGCACCCCGCCTATACGCATgctgctttttccctctttctggaggGCCGCTGCAAGCCGTGCAAGCTATGTATACATACACAGCACACGTGTCAGCCCAGCGGAGTCCATTTTAGGTTGCTATCCTGTGCCGTCATGCTTCGCTTATCCAGATACCCTGTTTTCCCCCTTTTATCATTTGGGTAACAAATTTCTGCATCAGCGAATGTGGTGCAGGGAAGTGGTAAAGTGAGCCCAAACCTATCAAGACCAAAACTAAAAAGCAGGAGATGCACCACGAACCTTTATGGTGCTTAAAATCACGTAGTAGAATATTTAACACAAATTTACGGCAAAGTATTCGTAGTTTCATTTTGTTGCTGATGGTCCCGCCTCACAGACTTCTCCGCCAGTAGCTTCCGTCGTTCTCTCTGTGAGACATTCGAGCCACAGGCCTTGAAAGAAGAGTTCATTATATACCTGCAATTCTCTAACCAATCGATGATTGTCTTCGTTTTTTTGGTCTCGCACTCATGTGTGCAAGAAATTTTTGTATCCAATGAGGAACTCCGACTGTTGCGGGAGTCAATATAAATCTCAATATTTCTTTGCGCTGCAGCTTCCGGAGCAGTACCGAATGATGAGCCAGCAGCCCCAGAAGAAAAAGCACAAGCACAAGAAACACAAGCATAAGTTGGGTGACACACCAAGCCAAGAGTCACAGCAGCAAGGTACTGGAAGCTCTCTCAGCTGTTTACAATCTTATTCTTCATTTTCTGAAATGAACACAACAAAAGGAAAGTAGCAGAAAGAACAATCTAGGAGCACCCTTCAGGATTAGAGAGGTTTTGTACAACTGTGAAAGAGACACACGACTTCTGCCAATGTATCTACACCAAAAAGGAGAGATTTCACACTTCTCTAAGCACCATACAATTAGCAGGAACGTGGAATCAGATTAGAATCAAGAGCAGGCTGATGCTTTTCCTACGTTACACTTACATGTCAAGCGCGACTGAAAGCCCTCTTATTTGCATTTTCAGAAAGTGCTGCTGACGGTTCACACGAGAAGAAACATAAGAAGCAGAAGCGCCATGATGATGACAAAgagcggaagaagaagaagaaagagaaaaagaagaagaaggtaagacttttatacccctgtcagatgtactaatttagtgtcactttcagcgagtacacttgcagtaagtgtcattctttcggagtcacacggcatcttttagtgacactaaatgcaaagtacacttacgatgaagtgagttcgccaaactcacttcactttgcctgcgacaatcaagtacgtagcctccaTGGCAGGCGATTGCGTAACAAaaagcttatttttggaaaaggaaagaaacaacccaatcggaatttatttttggacaaatttgttaagacagcgcttatttgtataagaaagacgtaaggatttttggcgtgatttaccggtGCTCTTgttcacagactgcccagtagagttcgtaatcAACTTCGCGGCAAtccatatttgttgacattgcacggtggttaagtgttaccggcgaaatcgcgaaatactcgcagtgaagcactgaataatggaagacaaaaaagacagggcatcgtggtctgagatagaaacctatgctatcagaacatgggaggaccaagcgaaacgcgaaagtgtatgctgacatcgcgggccagttgcacgcgcaagacatagtaaacactaccaaagaggtgaagaagaagattgaaaatttgtcaaataaatatacttgtcttggttcgcaacaattatatttatgacgttcaatcgacttcaactgcgaagaaaatctttatgaaatgtttctggacgtaagaaaaatgattttaccaagaaagcatggcgcactccccgatgttaggtgggagttaaagctcgcccatcgtcatcaccatgactgcttagtgacacttacttatgccgtgtagcaggagcctagtgaaagtgacattacgggacggagtgcacttcaaataagtgacactaaattagtaccgtaatttcacgagtattagccgcggcttatgcgcgatttttttttctcacgggcgctctgcggattatccaccggtgcggcttatctgatgactactTTTTTAGGCATTTTCCCCATACACTGATTTTAACAAAAGggtcgacagtgtctctggaatagCACTGCCCTGCTGATGCACGAACATTCGACACattccacattcgagtagattgaccCATCAATACATGAAAAGCGCCCAACAATGGCACAATCCGATttttggtagaactctagaactgacctcctttgttgtacactatgccgatcccggagtatggaccacagggtttatggcattactctatggtctcctttgttgcACATAGAAGTCGTCTTGTATtgccgcggcttatctgcgagtgcggtttatctgccggaaaattttcaaaacgttcctaaaaacgcgtcctgcggcttatctgcggtgcggcttatacgcgtgaaaatacggtatgtctgacaggggtattatataCCTAAAAGTAAAGTAGGTATTAGGAGGAAACCAGGTAAAGCTTGCTTTTGCTTGCTGGTGTGAGCAAGGCATTGGAGAATGGGTTCGGACCGGACTCATGTTGAGCAGGCGTGGTCAAAAGATAAGGCTGAGCTGCTACCACTTACCAAGTTGCAGTAAAAAGCTTATCTGCTTAACGTAAAGAAGCAAATTTACCTTCAGCAGTTTTGTTGCTGTACCGACCTAGCACAGTACGACCTACTGATTTAGCACACCTGGCAACATCTTCAACCACTGAACATCACTTCCAAACTTAATTTCATCAAGAATAGGTTTAGAAATTAGTGTTAAATGTAACAAAACCCATTTTTACCCCCCTCCCCATTATGAAATGAGAGGTGCTCTCTTTACTTCTTTTCCACCCAATAAATACCCATATAGCCcaattttaccctgttttaacAGCCCCTGATATaaaacccgatatttacctccTGATTTTCAAAAAACTTAAAACCCGAAACCACAAGGCTCTATTAATTCCCAGTGATTGATGATTTCCATGGTGCAACCGTACAGAGCATGCACTACAAAACATTAAATAATAACAGTTCTGTGGGATCTTACACTGGTTCGACAATGAGGTTTGTGGTTCATTACATGACACTGATCACAAACTatatatttgtttttcttttcagaaACACAGCCCTGAAGCTACACCAGCAAATCCTCCCACTGCAGCACCACTACCAAACGGTTCACAAAGGGTTCTCTGATTCACTGCTGCTAGCACATATGTTCTTAACCACACATGGTGCATGTACATGTTCCATTTTATCCTTAAATCAATATCAGAAATAAAGCAACTACCCGAAAGAAACGGGACAAGGTAGTCATTACTGGATGACAACATCCCAGGagaaaactgaaacagaaaaaaaaaaagaaagaaaaaatcccTCTTGGCACGTGAAGCATATTTTGACTAGCAACAGGGGTTTTATAATGGTGGCAGCCATGGCGAAGTAtgatgggttcaaatcctgttTTTTCTGACTGTTCCGACAATGGAGATTCCAAGGTGGTCTCCATGAGAAACTCCAATACCAGTGAAAGATGGACGAACACCAGTTCTCTCATGTCCAATACCAGTTTTATAAAAGACTGACATTGAAGACAAGACACCCTCACATTTTGCTGTGGTGTGCTTGTGGTAGAACTAAGCAATGCCTAAGAAATCGATGTTTCATCAGGGCATTATTTTACAATAATGTCAACATTGCAGCAGAGGTTCCACTTTTCCATCTGCACAAAAAAGTTGCCTtctttgtcctgacgaaggcagAGCCACCGTCACAATGTAGACATCCCTCAATACCTTTTAAGTAATAAGTTGAaatatgaaagatggaagtcactgaaattTGAGGCCTtatatgtgtttgtcctttctatgttgttccagcctcagaaaatcagttctctcatgttcaagtCAGAATATCCCTTCTAAAATTAATACTCCCACTTCTGTTGTCCATGTCTTTCTTTTGTACTATATTTTGATCTACTGCACAGCAAAATTTGGCACTGGATATTTCATAGCATGCGTTCATTCCATGATTTTTAAAATATAGAACGGTTTTAAATCAGGATTGTCACCCATTCTCTCTTGCCCTAAATCCTTTAAATTAAGGAGtgaatttaggtaattagtaaTCTTGTAGTGACATACTCTGAGAGAGGACGTCCACCTGGCCACATAACTCAACTGCAGAAACGACATTTATGCTGCCATATATTTCGGCAGATTGAGTGATTGATTTGGGGTTTTTTGGCACAAGAGCAGCTCTGGCCATACTGCGCCAAGACAATTCGGCAGATTTCTCCAAAACTACTGCattattctgaatgaaactttcAGTGGTGTGTATCTACAGTACGAGAGCGAATTTTTAGTGAACAGGAATCACTCAATCTGCACGACCATCCCTTCAACAAAGCACCCCACTGTTGGCATCTGTCCAGAATGACTGCCAGATGCTGCTTTTGTTCTGCAAGCAAACTGCTATGAACAGGGACAGTAGAAAGAGCAGAAACGAGAGACAAAACTAAGCTGGGCCCTGCAACCTACACATCTCTGCTATAGCGTACCAATGACATCGCATAGCCACAGCACTGAAAGATAGGTCTCCAGTTGTACAAGACACAATAATGTCCTGGTTACTTTTTTCGAGAACACAAAGGATGGTAGCGACCATTCGTATAACACTTTAATAATAAACGATGCAGGCATTTGGTCGCCCAAATCCCTGTACTGCTACTGCTGCTATAcactatgcaagtaggtcagctgtctgcacAGCTCCCCGGGTTCCCTCTCTTCCCTATTACCagtggagcgacctcattggtccttATCCCAAATCAAGGCTGAGGCACACGTGGCTTCTTCTGCGGATGCACGCTGCTCTACGAATACCCCTTATTCCCTGCTCCAAATGCTGTTAGAACACTCGAGAATACGTCACCAGCACTTGGAAATCCGAGGCCCATAGTTTATTCTCATATGTACACTTCAAAGAGCTCAGAACTTGAGCTTGTGCGGGTACATATGGTTGCGGAGAGAGAAAGTCGACG
This sequence is a window from Ornithodoros turicata isolate Travis chromosome 10, ASM3712646v1, whole genome shotgun sequence. Protein-coding genes within it:
- the LOC135370810 gene encoding mediator of RNA polymerase II transcription subunit 19-like — translated: MGDIVRRPDQYSPKSSPRGSRSPVVSRQDTTGTLKTTISLGKTPAIVHSGPFYLMKEPPKSELTGATNLMVSYGLEHSYNKFSGRKVKDQLSAFLPNLPGNIDAPGDQDNSSLRSLIEKPPVGGKELAPLMGAQLVGFRLHPGPLPEQYRMMSQQPQKKKHKHKKHKHKLGDTPSQESQQQESAADGSHEKKHKKQKRHDDDKERKKKKKEKKKKKKHSPEATPANPPTAAPLPNGSQRVL